One genomic window of Deinococcus sp. QL22 includes the following:
- a CDS encoding DUF885 family protein encodes MSQTASGIAALVDAYLELHAQFRPVDLTFMGLPGHDHRLPPAGPQVVEQEREGLERLRAALDAAVPPQHAGEQLDVRLLDAQLTHAAAELNRAPRVLNPAWYTGEAAFGIISLLLPQPGKTPEEIRTALTARLSDMPRFLNEGLTYLHSAQQIPADWSKRAATEAASLVGFLRQELWLHPHADSRDAALSNAAEQAAQAAEVFALNVQGPLGGSQDVSTACGEAHLDLLMRRVHGLPFGPQEALAQAEAAFAHLTAELEQDALPFGTDWQTVLAGLDAVRPDPADLANTYQHWHQRALEAAEDAELVTAASDYGLAFRPMPDWARQVSRDLYFLFYRSPAAARAGTGSVYWVVEDGTPPSVSFIKLVHAVHHGSVGHHTQNARARQSPSQLARLGGTDGALGLTFLSSGTAVEGWACYAEDLLLEAGGFYTPEEGLLLKSFERRNAACCIADIKLHLGQWSLEQMRAFYRDEVGFPEARVWSESTRNSMLPATRLMYWLGTQQIRRLRAASPLPAREFHNHLLAHGHAPLHWLSMPQAADPLQPTSGVS; translated from the coding sequence ATGAGCCAGACTGCGAGCGGGATAGCAGCGCTGGTTGATGCGTATCTGGAACTACACGCCCAGTTTCGTCCCGTGGATCTGACCTTTATGGGACTGCCCGGCCACGATCACCGCCTGCCTCCGGCCGGCCCGCAGGTGGTGGAGCAAGAACGTGAGGGCTTGGAGAGGTTACGTGCCGCTCTGGACGCTGCTGTCCCGCCTCAGCACGCAGGCGAGCAGTTGGACGTCCGCCTGCTGGACGCACAATTGACCCACGCTGCCGCTGAACTGAACCGGGCGCCACGGGTACTGAATCCCGCGTGGTACACGGGCGAGGCCGCGTTTGGAATCATCTCTTTGCTGCTGCCCCAACCCGGAAAAACGCCGGAGGAGATACGCACGGCCCTCACGGCACGCCTGAGCGACATGCCACGCTTTCTGAATGAAGGATTGACCTATCTGCATTCAGCCCAGCAGATTCCAGCCGACTGGTCGAAGCGGGCCGCCACCGAAGCCGCGTCTTTGGTGGGGTTCCTGAGGCAAGAGTTGTGGCTTCACCCCCATGCCGATTCGCGGGACGCGGCACTCTCAAACGCGGCAGAGCAAGCCGCCCAAGCCGCTGAGGTCTTCGCCCTGAACGTACAAGGGCCGCTGGGTGGTTCCCAAGACGTATCCACAGCCTGTGGAGAAGCCCATCTGGATCTGTTGATGCGGCGCGTCCACGGCCTGCCTTTTGGGCCACAGGAGGCCCTGGCCCAGGCCGAGGCCGCGTTTGCCCACCTCACTGCAGAGTTGGAGCAAGACGCCCTGCCTTTTGGCACCGACTGGCAGACCGTTCTGGCAGGTCTAGACGCTGTTCGGCCCGACCCAGCCGACTTGGCCAACACCTACCAGCATTGGCACCAACGCGCGCTCGAGGCAGCGGAAGACGCGGAGTTGGTCACGGCGGCCAGCGACTATGGGCTGGCCTTCCGGCCGATGCCCGACTGGGCGCGGCAGGTGTCGCGCGACCTGTATTTCCTGTTTTACCGCTCGCCTGCCGCGGCCCGTGCGGGGACTGGCAGCGTGTATTGGGTCGTAGAAGACGGCACGCCGCCCAGCGTCAGCTTTATCAAGCTGGTGCATGCTGTTCACCACGGATCGGTGGGCCACCACACCCAGAATGCGCGGGCGCGGCAGTCTCCATCTCAGCTGGCCCGCCTGGGCGGTACGGACGGGGCACTGGGCCTCACCTTTTTGAGTTCGGGCACGGCTGTGGAAGGGTGGGCCTGCTACGCCGAAGACCTGCTGCTGGAAGCCGGCGGCTTTTACACGCCCGAAGAGGGGCTGCTGCTCAAGAGTTTTGAACGGCGCAATGCGGCCTGCTGTATCGCCGACATCAAGCTGCATCTCGGGCAGTGGAGTCTGGAACAGATGCGGGCTTTTTACCGCGACGAGGTGGGCTTTCCTGAAGCGCGGGTCTGGAGCGAAAGCACCCGCAACAGCATGTTGCCCGCCACCCGGCTCATGTACTGGTTGGGCACCCAACAGATTCGCCGTCTCCGTGCGGCCTCTCCCCTGCCTGCCCGTGAATTTCACAATCACTTGCTGGCACACGGCCACGCGCCCCTTCACTGGCTCAGCATGCCGCAGGCTGCTGACCCACTTCAACCCACTTCAGGAGTCTCATGA
- a CDS encoding Gfo/Idh/MocA family protein: MTSSKKLGVGVIGAHAWAESAHLPGYAAYDRVDLVAICDSVPERAHRLAQMFGARRVYTDYREMLQDPDIEMVDVCTPTDTHLPLSLAAIAAGKHVLSEKPLAHDAADAFMAARKAREAGVRTKLGFTFRYSPAIRQVQRWIQDGTLGEIFHVHGLEQNSQFLDPQFPLRQVTAGADFGTLIPSSVVGYGSHLLDLVRWCVGEYSSVIGSMKNFVPERVVRGYGEGLQRIQVEDGTVALAEFASGAQGILQTSYIAIGNYPGVELRVYGSKGAAVARLVEENGVAETLRFATPDQVEFREVSLPDSAYPPGTTLHTPWPELYYRNLVRHFVDEILDGTPEECTFYDGAKSQEVVNAIVQSNTERRWIDLPLYPEETQAKEAQAAQHGTPAL, encoded by the coding sequence ATGACTTCTTCCAAAAAACTCGGCGTCGGTGTGATCGGCGCACATGCTTGGGCAGAATCGGCCCACCTGCCGGGCTACGCCGCCTATGACCGCGTCGATCTGGTGGCCATCTGCGACAGCGTGCCGGAACGGGCCCACCGCCTGGCCCAGATGTTCGGGGCGCGGCGGGTGTACACCGACTACCGCGAGATGCTTCAGGATCCGGACATCGAGATGGTGGATGTCTGCACGCCCACCGACACGCATCTGCCGCTCAGCCTGGCCGCCATCGCCGCAGGAAAGCACGTCCTGAGCGAAAAACCGCTGGCCCACGACGCCGCCGACGCTTTTATGGCCGCCCGCAAAGCCCGCGAGGCAGGCGTCCGCACCAAGTTGGGATTCACCTTCCGTTATTCACCGGCCATCCGGCAGGTGCAGCGCTGGATTCAGGACGGCACCCTGGGCGAGATTTTCCATGTGCATGGCCTGGAACAGAACAGCCAATTTCTGGATCCCCAATTTCCGCTGCGGCAGGTGACGGCAGGCGCAGATTTCGGTACGCTGATTCCCTCTTCGGTGGTCGGGTATGGCTCGCACCTGCTGGATCTGGTGCGTTGGTGCGTGGGCGAATACAGCAGCGTGATCGGCAGCATGAAGAACTTTGTGCCCGAGCGGGTGGTGCGCGGCTACGGTGAGGGCTTGCAGCGCATTCAGGTGGAAGACGGCACCGTGGCGTTGGCCGAATTTGCCAGCGGGGCACAGGGAATCTTACAGACCAGTTACATTGCCATCGGCAACTACCCCGGCGTAGAACTGCGGGTGTACGGCAGCAAGGGGGCGGCGGTGGCCCGTCTGGTCGAGGAAAACGGTGTGGCCGAAACGCTGCGGTTCGCTACGCCCGATCAGGTGGAATTCCGCGAGGTGTCGCTGCCTGACAGCGCTTATCCTCCCGGCACGACCCTGCATACGCCCTGGCCCGAGCTGTACTACCGCAACCTGGTTCGCCATTTCGTAGACGAGATTCTGGACGGCACACCCGAGGAATGCACTTTTTATGATGGGGCCAAGAGTCAGGAAGTGGTCAACGCCATCGTGCAGTCGAATACCGAGCGCCGCTGGATTGATCTACCTCTGTACCCGGAAGAAACCCAGGCAAAAGAAGCACAAGCGGCTCAACACGGCACGCCTGCCCTATGA
- a CDS encoding ketopantoate reductase family protein codes for MKITIIGAGAIGGLAGAYMSKMGHDVTLTDRWAEHIDALKTNGLQVDGVRGELHFDVKALHPHELTGPLECVMIATKSQHSLEALESVLPLFGPDTFVVSYQNGFNEPDLIARLEQAGLGGAERVMGSIPNYGGALVNPGHIEFVHEGPIQLGEMTGERTPRLLELARCLEALTQVQLSDNIWGQIWAKEVYSAQVVFSALVNAPVTESLGSERYARVAGAVVREALEIAEANGIEVEAFDFFDPANYKPTTSSETQKLLDNIQHAIWLLKKDQKPQAHTFKKKGSGIWWDIVYRNRPSEVRSSNGKLIAFGERVGADTRLNARLCEMIYEIEDGQRELGFHNYDELETYVNSIGKALP; via the coding sequence ATGAAGATAACCATCATTGGGGCCGGTGCCATCGGCGGCCTCGCAGGGGCTTACATGTCCAAAATGGGCCACGACGTGACCCTGACGGATCGCTGGGCCGAACATATCGACGCCCTCAAGACCAACGGACTGCAAGTAGACGGCGTTCGGGGCGAGCTGCACTTTGACGTGAAGGCCCTGCATCCACACGAACTGACTGGCCCACTGGAATGCGTGATGATCGCCACCAAATCGCAGCACAGCCTAGAGGCACTGGAAAGTGTTCTGCCGTTATTTGGACCAGATACGTTTGTGGTGTCATATCAGAACGGCTTCAATGAACCTGATCTGATTGCGCGGCTGGAACAGGCCGGGCTGGGCGGTGCAGAGCGCGTGATGGGCAGTATTCCCAATTACGGCGGCGCACTGGTCAATCCCGGTCATATCGAATTTGTGCACGAAGGCCCCATCCAATTGGGCGAAATGACCGGCGAGCGCACGCCCCGCCTCTTGGAACTGGCCCGCTGCCTGGAAGCGCTGACGCAGGTGCAACTCTCCGACAACATCTGGGGCCAGATCTGGGCCAAAGAGGTGTACAGCGCCCAGGTGGTGTTCAGCGCGCTGGTCAACGCCCCCGTGACCGAAAGCCTGGGATCGGAACGCTACGCCCGTGTGGCGGGCGCGGTGGTGCGGGAAGCCCTTGAAATTGCCGAAGCCAACGGCATTGAGGTCGAAGCCTTCGATTTTTTTGATCCGGCCAACTACAAGCCCACCACCTCCAGCGAGACGCAAAAGCTGCTGGACAACATTCAGCACGCCATCTGGTTGCTGAAAAAAGACCAGAAACCGCAGGCCCACACCTTCAAGAAAAAAGGCAGCGGCATCTGGTGGGACATCGTGTACCGCAACCGTCCCAGCGAAGTGCGTTCCAGCAACGGCAAGCTGATTGCCTTTGGTGAGCGGGTCGGGGCCGACACCCGCCTGAACGCCCGACTCTGCGAAATGATCTACGAAATTGAGGACGGTCAGCGCGAGCTGGGCTTCCACAACTACGACGAACTGGAGACCTACGTGAACAGCATCGGGAAGGCCCTGCCATGA
- the opp4C gene encoding oligopeptide ABC transporter permease, which translates to MNDLAPTHPTALQKPRPADSPWHRFTRRFFKHRLAVIGLVTLLALGILAASAPLLTPYTFDGQDFDIIGQPQPPSSAHLMGTDELGRDAFTRVLYGARISLMVGVFSALIATGLGVLVGALSGYYRGSIDTLLMRFTDIILSIPLLPLVILLSGMIRPGIWLLVCIIGGLGWMGTARLVRGQFLSLREREYVEASRALGGSNNRIMFRHILPNAVGPIVVSTTLAVGSGIMLESALSFLGMGVQPPTPTWGNLLNNASQWLSGAPWLAIFPGLMILITVLAVNFLGDGLRDALDPRN; encoded by the coding sequence ATGAATGACTTGGCCCCAACTCACCCGACGGCCCTCCAGAAGCCACGCCCAGCTGACTCTCCCTGGCACCGCTTTACCCGCCGCTTTTTCAAACACCGCCTTGCAGTCATCGGACTGGTGACCCTGCTGGCCTTGGGCATCCTGGCCGCTTCCGCGCCGCTGCTCACGCCGTACACCTTTGACGGGCAGGATTTCGACATCATCGGCCAACCGCAGCCGCCCAGCAGTGCGCACCTGATGGGCACAGATGAGCTTGGGCGCGACGCATTCACCCGGGTGCTGTACGGCGCGCGCATCTCCCTGATGGTCGGCGTGTTCAGCGCGCTGATCGCCACGGGCCTCGGGGTACTGGTGGGCGCGCTCTCCGGTTACTACCGTGGATCCATCGATACCCTGCTGATGCGCTTCACAGACATCATCCTGAGCATCCCGTTGCTGCCCCTCGTTATCCTGCTTTCGGGCATGATTCGCCCAGGCATCTGGCTCCTGGTGTGCATCATTGGCGGTCTAGGGTGGATGGGCACTGCGCGGTTGGTTCGGGGGCAGTTCCTCAGCTTGCGTGAACGCGAGTACGTCGAGGCTTCCCGCGCGCTGGGGGGCAGCAACAACCGCATCATGTTCCGGCACATCCTGCCCAACGCCGTCGGGCCGATCGTTGTGTCGACCACCCTCGCGGTTGGCTCGGGCATCATGCTTGAATCCGCGTTGTCGTTTCTGGGCATGGGCGTACAACCCCCTACGCCCACCTGGGGCAATCTGCTGAACAACGCCAGCCAGTGGCTGAGCGGCGCTCCCTGGCTGGCGATTTTCCCTGGACTGATGATCTTGATCACCGTTCTGGCCGTCAACTTCTTGGGCGATGGCCTGCGCGACGCGCTCGATCCCCGCAACTGA
- a CDS encoding ABC transporter permease codes for MNVSYLFKRLVSMLPLLLGVSLILFGVLHLAPGTPLDVYADNPSVSPEALEQMRLALGLDQPAHIQYFHWIRGFLTGEWGYSIRTGQPVTLEVVQHLGPTMLLGGVSFLLALLVAVPLGVISALRRSSAVDYTITFGAFLGISMPVFWLALMLQLLFSVQWRLLPSAGMSTIGDGSVLDLARHLILPACILAFASIAGWSRYMRSSMVEVLSQDYVRTARAKGLPGGQVVYRHALRNALAPMITVVALDFAGIVSGAVITETIFAWPGIGRLFIESMNGRDYPVLMALMMIGSLALLISNLIADLAYALADPRIRYE; via the coding sequence GTGAATGTCAGTTATCTCTTCAAACGACTCGTCAGCATGCTTCCGCTCCTGTTGGGCGTCTCCCTGATTTTGTTCGGCGTGTTGCACCTCGCGCCCGGCACACCTCTGGACGTCTACGCCGACAATCCCAGTGTGAGCCCAGAAGCGCTCGAACAGATGCGGCTGGCATTGGGGCTCGATCAGCCTGCCCACATTCAGTATTTTCACTGGATCCGCGGCTTTCTCACCGGCGAGTGGGGCTACTCCATCCGAACCGGTCAGCCGGTGACCTTGGAAGTGGTTCAGCACCTGGGGCCCACCATGCTGCTGGGTGGGGTCAGCTTCCTGCTCGCGCTGTTGGTGGCGGTTCCGCTGGGCGTTATCAGCGCGCTGCGCCGCTCCAGCGCCGTCGATTACACCATTACCTTCGGGGCTTTTCTGGGCATCAGCATGCCGGTGTTCTGGTTGGCGTTGATGCTGCAACTGCTGTTCTCAGTCCAGTGGCGGCTGCTGCCCTCTGCTGGGATGAGCACCATCGGTGACGGCTCCGTGCTGGATCTGGCACGGCACCTGATCCTGCCCGCCTGTATTTTGGCATTTGCCAGTATCGCCGGATGGAGCCGGTACATGCGCTCCAGCATGGTCGAAGTCCTGAGCCAAGACTATGTTCGCACGGCCAGGGCCAAAGGTCTTCCGGGCGGACAGGTGGTCTACCGTCACGCGCTGCGCAACGCGCTGGCACCCATGATCACGGTCGTCGCGCTGGATTTCGCTGGGATTGTCTCGGGCGCGGTCATCACCGAAACCATCTTCGCGTGGCCAGGGATCGGCCGGCTGTTTATCGAGAGCATGAATGGACGCGACTACCCCGTGCTCATGGCCCTGATGATGATTGGCTCGCTGGCGCTGCTGATCAGTAACCTGATCGCCGATCTGGCTTACGCCCTGGCCGACCCGAGGATCCGGTATGAATGA
- a CDS encoding peptide ABC transporter substrate-binding protein has translation MKLSPISQHSVSRKSRLLLALTSVLLCGTALAQERGGTLTVGLSYDIDTLNVYSTGFLHDAVAPVIEGLLAPDKNAKYVPVLAREVPTVKNGGIKVAPDGKTMIITYKLRPNVKWHDGKPFTSADVRFTWEAVKNPKFIAESKSGTEDILRIDTPDPLTAVVHYKRIAPDFASTLFTFGMLPKHALEGKDLNTDPYNAKPLGTGPFIVKEFRRGQYVALTRNPNYWRKDAKGQQLPYLDAMNFKIIPDSNTLVTQLRSGEVQLAYNVPYAQVKQLDALPNMNVVQNKVLSWQHLDFNFKGPAALRDINVRQAFAHAINRDAVSKALGGYPVPIDSVVVPVFDAYNKNVPKYPYSLSRANAILDAAGYRRGSDGIRAKNGARLSFNIMVQAGRPNDEVAQQVIIANLKSIGVELKPDNKSGVAFREARYNGTYDLWYGGWITSADPVYSVFFGSKGVNNGQSYSNPRIDQLLAQAETTLDDDARRATLFTFQTELMKDLPTLPITTNISMIAFTNKLVNFTPNPTNMTNFVDVASWYLRK, from the coding sequence ATGAAGTTAAGCCCGATCAGCCAGCATTCCGTATCGCGAAAAAGCCGTCTTCTGCTGGCATTGACCAGCGTTCTGCTGTGCGGAACTGCTCTGGCACAAGAACGCGGCGGAACACTCACCGTTGGCCTGAGCTACGACATCGACACGCTGAACGTCTACAGCACCGGCTTCCTGCATGACGCCGTCGCACCTGTCATCGAAGGTCTGCTCGCCCCTGACAAGAACGCCAAGTACGTGCCTGTCCTGGCCCGCGAAGTGCCCACCGTCAAAAACGGAGGCATCAAGGTCGCGCCGGACGGGAAAACCATGATCATCACCTACAAGCTGCGTCCGAACGTCAAATGGCACGACGGGAAGCCCTTTACCTCAGCCGATGTGCGGTTTACCTGGGAAGCAGTCAAGAACCCGAAATTCATCGCCGAGAGCAAGTCTGGCACCGAGGACATTCTGCGCATCGACACGCCGGACCCCCTGACCGCCGTGGTGCACTACAAACGCATCGCCCCAGACTTTGCAAGTACCCTGTTTACCTTCGGCATGCTTCCCAAGCATGCGCTGGAAGGCAAGGACCTGAACACCGACCCGTACAACGCAAAACCCCTCGGTACCGGACCATTCATTGTCAAAGAGTTCCGCCGTGGCCAGTATGTCGCCCTGACGCGCAATCCCAACTACTGGCGCAAGGACGCCAAAGGTCAGCAATTGCCGTACCTCGACGCCATGAACTTCAAAATTATTCCGGACAGCAATACCCTGGTCACCCAGCTGCGTTCCGGCGAAGTTCAACTGGCCTACAACGTGCCCTACGCGCAGGTCAAACAGCTTGACGCCCTTCCGAACATGAATGTCGTGCAGAACAAGGTGCTGTCCTGGCAGCATCTCGACTTTAACTTCAAAGGCCCAGCGGCGCTGCGTGACATAAACGTACGTCAGGCGTTCGCGCACGCCATCAACCGTGACGCCGTCTCCAAAGCCCTGGGTGGCTATCCGGTGCCGATTGACAGCGTGGTCGTCCCCGTCTTCGATGCGTACAACAAAAACGTCCCGAAGTACCCCTACAGCCTGAGCCGGGCCAACGCCATTCTTGATGCAGCGGGCTACCGCCGGGGCTCCGACGGCATCCGTGCCAAAAACGGCGCGCGTCTCAGTTTCAATATCATGGTGCAGGCGGGCCGCCCCAATGATGAGGTCGCGCAGCAGGTGATCATTGCCAACCTCAAGAGCATCGGGGTGGAACTCAAACCCGACAACAAGTCTGGAGTCGCCTTCCGCGAAGCGCGTTACAACGGCACCTATGACCTCTGGTACGGTGGGTGGATCACCTCCGCTGACCCGGTCTACAGTGTGTTCTTTGGCAGCAAAGGCGTCAACAACGGCCAGAGTTACAGCAACCCGCGCATCGATCAGCTGTTGGCGCAGGCAGAAACGACCCTGGACGATGACGCCCGCCGGGCGACGCTGTTCACCTTTCAGACCGAACTGATGAAGGATTTGCCGACGCTGCCCATTACCACCAACATTTCCATGATCGCGTTCACGAACAAGCTCGTGAACTTTACGCCCAATCCCACCAACATGACGAACTTCGTCGATGTTGCATCGTGGTACCTGCGGAAGTGA
- a CDS encoding IclR family transcriptional regulator, translating to MSENVQSVERALDIVGTIVAAHRPLSIAELSQQMQLPPSTIHRILQTLSAKGYVHQDTLSKRYDIGPEIVEISRSLYLRYDLVRRVRPYLQELVDCTGETAHLAELYGTTAMYLSQLEPLTMMRMFTTPGSITPLTCSDVGKLFLADLPPSSVKRIVDKVGLIPRTPHTLISWEHLQDELQTVRDQGYAEDNEERELGVRCLSAPLTNGAGKVIAALGIAGPSGRLTRARVPELSEKIRAIARRAAHDLMLVTSPVLEPVPLEALPS from the coding sequence ATGAGCGAAAATGTTCAGAGCGTTGAGCGTGCCCTCGACATTGTGGGAACCATCGTTGCCGCACACCGTCCCCTGAGCATTGCCGAACTGTCTCAACAGATGCAGCTGCCCCCCAGCACCATTCACCGCATTTTGCAGACGCTGTCGGCCAAGGGGTATGTTCATCAGGACACCCTCAGCAAGCGCTACGACATTGGTCCCGAAATCGTAGAGATCTCACGGTCTCTGTACCTGCGCTACGACCTGGTGCGCCGGGTGCGGCCCTACCTGCAGGAGTTGGTGGACTGCACGGGTGAAACCGCGCACCTGGCCGAGCTGTACGGTACGACGGCCATGTACTTGAGCCAGCTGGAGCCCCTGACTATGATGCGAATGTTTACCACCCCCGGCAGCATTACGCCGCTCACCTGCTCTGATGTGGGCAAACTGTTTTTGGCGGATCTGCCGCCCAGCAGCGTAAAACGAATTGTGGACAAGGTGGGGCTGATTCCGCGCACGCCCCATACCCTGATCAGCTGGGAGCACCTTCAAGACGAACTCCAGACGGTGCGCGATCAGGGCTACGCCGAAGACAACGAGGAGCGTGAGTTGGGGGTGCGCTGCCTGTCGGCCCCACTGACCAACGGAGCGGGCAAAGTCATCGCCGCTCTAGGCATTGCCGGGCCCTCGGGACGGCTCACCAGAGCGCGCGTTCCGGAACTGAGCGAGAAGATTCGCGCCATTGCCCGCCGGGCCGCCCACGACCTGATGCTGGTCACCAGCCCAGTCCTTGAGCCTGTTCCCCTGGAGGCGCTGCCCTCATGA
- a CDS encoding Xaa-Pro peptidase family protein gives MTTTLRLEIQPAEYRARREKLAEALQQHGYDLMCVFGPTRVAYLTGFFFAATERPVAAIITDDGECSLLIPQLETDHVRQQCPELVNFAVYPEYPGGGSGQHPLLTLAAHLRTLKPVARAVAADLDGYEHRWGYRGPRLSQVLEVPIHERLDLIDDARAIKSPAEIALIREACVWGDHAHRLMQDAISQGSDELLVSHGASLQATRTMLASLGDRYVPKSREGLPANAMFIRGHNTANPHGLHQQGGVQAGDTLVTGAYGVVGGYESELERTMFVGEPSSEQIKYFQAMLDAQDTGFAALKPGRRCSEVEQEVRHLLEERGVLALTRHHTGHAFGLEGHEHPFLDLDDHTELAAGMIFSIEPGLYVPGLGGFRHSDTLVITSDGAERLSLYPRDLESLLIGLV, from the coding sequence ATGACCACCACCCTCCGGCTTGAAATTCAGCCTGCCGAGTACCGCGCCCGCCGGGAAAAGTTGGCGGAGGCGCTGCAGCAGCACGGCTACGACCTGATGTGCGTGTTTGGACCCACGCGGGTGGCGTACCTCACCGGATTTTTCTTTGCGGCCACCGAGCGTCCCGTGGCAGCCATCATTACCGATGACGGCGAGTGCAGCCTCCTCATTCCGCAACTGGAAACCGATCATGTGCGGCAACAGTGTCCAGAACTGGTCAACTTTGCGGTCTATCCAGAGTACCCGGGGGGGGGCAGCGGCCAGCATCCGCTCCTGACGCTGGCGGCGCATCTGCGAACCCTGAAACCAGTGGCGCGGGCCGTGGCTGCTGATCTGGACGGCTACGAACACCGCTGGGGCTACCGGGGCCCCAGGCTCAGTCAGGTTCTGGAAGTTCCCATTCACGAGCGGCTGGATTTGATTGACGACGCACGGGCCATTAAAAGTCCAGCTGAAATCGCGTTGATCCGGGAAGCCTGTGTGTGGGGAGATCACGCCCACCGACTGATGCAGGACGCCATCAGCCAGGGCAGCGATGAGCTTTTGGTCTCGCACGGAGCGAGCTTGCAGGCCACCCGCACCATGCTGGCCAGTTTGGGTGACCGCTACGTGCCCAAATCGCGTGAGGGTCTGCCCGCCAACGCCATGTTTATCCGGGGGCACAATACCGCCAATCCACACGGACTTCATCAGCAGGGAGGGGTTCAGGCTGGCGACACGTTGGTGACCGGGGCATACGGCGTGGTGGGCGGCTATGAGAGCGAATTGGAACGAACCATGTTCGTTGGGGAGCCCTCATCCGAACAAATCAAGTATTTTCAAGCCATGCTGGACGCACAGGACACAGGCTTCGCGGCACTGAAACCCGGTCGGCGTTGTTCAGAGGTAGAGCAAGAGGTGCGCCACCTGCTGGAGGAGCGCGGCGTTTTGGCCCTCACCCGTCACCATACCGGGCACGCCTTCGGCCTGGAGGGGCATGAACATCCGTTTCTGGATCTTGACGATCACACCGAATTGGCTGCCGGCATGATTTTTTCCATCGAGCCAGGATTATATGTGCCTGGGCTCGGCGGGTTCCGGCACTCCGATACCCTGGTGATCACTTCTGACGGAGCCGAGCGGCTCAGCCTCTACCCACGCGATTTGGAGAGTTTATTGATTGGGCTGGTCTAA
- a CDS encoding AraC family transcriptional regulator yields the protein MDDPRAWLRPAPDGSWPIETLLDGVPNLIFFVKDLQGRYVSVNDTLRQRTGVLHKRDVLGRTAAEVFMGDPGQRFNEQDVRTLREGQELRDVLEMYFGPRGEPIWCLTHKIPVRNAAGEVVGLAGVSRDVPVPMERHADFARIAEALSYMQVHYDQPLRIPVLATHIGLSEDTFERLIWRVCQVTPQQFLIKARLNAAVELLRKPGLSISEIAHACGYADHSAFTRKFRTVTGMTPQAYRDRVLTRKEDSQSKPVH from the coding sequence ATGGACGATCCCAGGGCTTGGCTGCGCCCCGCACCAGATGGAAGCTGGCCTATAGAGACCCTGCTGGACGGCGTGCCCAATTTGATCTTTTTTGTAAAGGATCTTCAAGGCCGCTATGTCAGTGTGAATGACACCCTACGGCAGCGCACTGGAGTACTGCATAAGCGCGATGTGCTGGGCCGCACTGCTGCCGAGGTTTTCATGGGCGACCCCGGACAGCGTTTCAATGAGCAAGACGTACGGACGTTGCGGGAGGGCCAGGAACTGCGGGACGTGCTGGAAATGTATTTCGGCCCACGGGGCGAACCAATCTGGTGCCTGACGCATAAGATCCCCGTGCGAAATGCGGCGGGTGAGGTGGTGGGGTTAGCAGGAGTCTCGCGGGACGTCCCCGTTCCCATGGAGAGGCATGCGGACTTCGCGCGGATCGCAGAGGCTCTCAGCTATATGCAGGTGCATTACGATCAGCCCTTGCGGATCCCGGTTCTGGCTACCCATATTGGCTTATCGGAAGATACCTTTGAGCGGTTGATATGGCGGGTGTGCCAGGTAACGCCGCAGCAATTCCTGATCAAGGCGCGGCTCAATGCCGCTGTAGAACTCCTTCGCAAGCCTGGACTGTCTATCTCTGAAATTGCCCACGCCTGCGGCTACGCTGACCACAGCGCCTTTACCCGCAAGTTCCGTACGGTCACGGGCATGACCCCACAGGCGTATCGTGACCGGGTTCTAACCAGGAAAGAAGACTCGCAGAGCAAGCCTGTCCACTAA